GGACGCACAGCCGCCGGCGAGGATCACGTGATCCACGCTGTTGTGCTGGCTGGCGCCGAAGAAAAACTGGAGGGAGCGGGCGATCTGTTGCGCCATGGCTTCCTTGAACGGCTGCAGGACTTCCTCTTCATAGCTGTCGGGTAGCCCGCCCTGGCGCTTGGCGCGCCCCGCTTCTTCGTAGGAGAGCCCGTACCGGCGCATGATCTCCTCGGTAAGCTGGCGACCGCCGAAGACCTGCTCCCGGGTATAGACGATGCGGTGATCCTCCAGCACCGTCAGGGTGGTCATGGTGGAGCCCACATCCAGAATGGCGATGGTCTGGTCGATGCCCTTGCCGGGCAGATCCTCCGCCAGCAGCCGGAAGGCGTTCTCGGTGGCATAGCTTTCCACGTCCATCACCCGCGGCTTTAGCCCGGCAGCCTCGCAGGCATCGACGCGGACTTCCACGTTCTCGGACCGTGAGGCGACCAACAGCACGTCCACCGTGTTGGGGTTACCCGCACTCGGACCGAGTACCTGAAAATCGAGGCTCACTTCCTCGAGTGGGTACGGGACATACTGATCGGC
The DNA window shown above is from Natronocella acetinitrilica and carries:
- a CDS encoding pilus assembly protein PilM: MGLLRNRRPSLLGIDISSTAVKLLELKGQDGRFRVESYAVEPLPPNAVVEKNIANLEAVGETIKKAVKRSRTKLKDAALAVPASAAIGKTITMPADVSEAEMEAQIELQADQYVPYPLEEVSLDFQVLGPSAGNPNTVDVLLVASRSENVEVRVDACEAAGLKPRVMDVESYATENAFRLLAEDLPGKGIDQTIAILDVGSTMTTLTVLEDHRIVYTREQVFGGRQLTEEIMRRYGLSYEEAGRAKRQGGLPDSYEEEVLQPFKEAMAQQIARSLQFFFGASQHNSVDHVILAGGCASIPGMDDLVREETGTDTHVANPFVNMAVSSRIRPQLLSEDAPALLIACGLAMRSFDS